In one window of Gemmatimonadaceae bacterium DNA:
- a CDS encoding thymidine kinase has translation MNDGFQVAGGWIEVVAGVMFSGKSEELMRRVRRATIARKRVQVFKSHLDDRYAGLLAISSHDRRTVEAVPVDSSAQIMLRLDPMAQVIAIDEAQFLDAGIVQVASVLADRGRRVILAGTDTDFRGEPFGAMPQLMAVAEVVDKLHAICVMCGSPASRNQRLIEGKPASYDSPTIMVGAADSYEARCRACHIVPRKDEGQQQLL, from the coding sequence ATGAATGACGGATTTCAGGTGGCCGGTGGATGGATCGAAGTGGTGGCGGGCGTGATGTTCAGCGGCAAGTCGGAGGAGTTGATGCGCCGCGTGCGTCGCGCCACCATCGCCAGAAAACGGGTGCAGGTGTTCAAGTCGCACCTCGACGATCGCTACGCCGGCTTGCTGGCCATCTCCAGTCATGATCGTCGGACCGTCGAAGCGGTGCCGGTGGATTCGTCGGCGCAGATCATGCTGCGCCTCGATCCGATGGCGCAGGTCATTGCGATCGACGAGGCGCAGTTCCTTGATGCGGGCATCGTGCAGGTCGCGTCCGTGCTGGCCGATCGCGGTCGGCGCGTCATCCTCGCCGGCACGGATACCGATTTCCGGGGCGAACCGTTCGGGGCCATGCCGCAGCTGATGGCGGTGGCGGAAGTGGTCGACAAGCTGCACGCGATCTGCGTGATGTGCGGCTCGCCGGCCAGTCGCAATCAGCGACTGATCGAGGGCAAGCCGGCGTCGTACGATTCTCCGACCATCATGGTCGGTGCGGCGGACAGCTACGAAGCGCGGTGTCGGGCGTGTCACATCGTCCCCCGAAAGGATGAGGGGCAGCAGCAGCTGCTATGA